A window from Corythoichthys intestinalis isolate RoL2023-P3 chromosome 10, ASM3026506v1, whole genome shotgun sequence encodes these proteins:
- the selenou1a gene encoding selenoprotein U 1a isoform X4, with product MGMWSLGLGAVGAALAGIFLVNSSLTLPKVGQASLEHLADADLLSTVDDGKVIKAKTLWEKNGAVIMAVRRPGUFLCREEASELSSLKPQLEELGVPLVAVVKERVGTEIQDFQPHFAGDIYIDQKIEQLDNFQKHFYGAKMGALGLLRFGVLQNFMRAWSAGYQGNMLGEGFILGGVFVIGAGDQGVLLEHREKEFGNKVDMAEVLQAARKILPRK from the exons ATGGGCATGTGGTCTCTGGGTCTGGGGGCTGTAGGCGCCGCCCTCGCTGGCATCTTCTTGGTCAACTCCAGTTTGACACTCCCCAAAGTAGGCCAAGCCTCGCTTGAACATCTTGCCGATGCCGACCTGCTCTCCACtgttgacg ATGGCAAGGTCATCAAAGCAAAGACTCTGTGGGAAAAGAACGGCGCCGTCATCATGGCCGTGCGGCGGCCCGGATGATTTTTGTGCAGAGAG GAGGCTTCTGAGCtgtcctctctgaagccccagcTGGAAGAGCTTGGGGTCCCTCTGGTGGCCGTGGTGAAGGAGCGTGTCGGCACAGAGATCCAGGACTTCCAACCGCACTTCGCTGGGGACATATACATCGACCAGAAG ATAGAACAACTCGACAACTTTCAGAAACATTTCTACGGTGCAAAAATGGGCGCTTTGGGGCTCCTGCGCTTTGGAGTGTTGCAGAACTTCATGCGGGCCTGGAGCGCCGGTTACCAGGGGAACATGTTGGGAGAAGGCTTCATTCTGGGGGGTGTCTTTGTCATCGGTGCGGGAGATCAG GGAGTCCTGCTGGAGCACCGCGAGAAGGAGTTCGGCAACAAAGtggacatggcggaggttctccAAGCAGCCAGGAAAATATTACCTCGCAAATAA
- the selenou1a gene encoding selenoprotein U 1a isoform X2, whose product MLAALRRILPTPHSCHVAFPLYISPFQTGPIAAFHRSSAKASPEPEKRASELESLGMGMWSLGLGAVGAALAGIFLVNSSLTLPKVGQASLEHLADADLLSTVDDGKVIKAKTLWEKNGAVIMAVRRPGUFLCREEASELSSLKPQLEELGVPLVAVVKERVGTEIQDFQPHFAGDIYIDQKKHFYGAKMGALGLLRFGVLQNFMRAWSAGYQGNMLGEGFILGGVFVIGAGDQGVLLEHREKEFGNKVDMAEVLQAARKILPRK is encoded by the exons ATGCTCGCAGCTCTGAGGCGCATTCTTCCCACTCCCCACTCCTGCCACGTGGCGTTCCCTCTGTACATCAGTCCCTTTCAAACAGGCCCGATCGCTGCTTTTCACAGAAGTAGTGCCAAAGCCAGTCCTGAGCCAGAAAAACGCGCTTCAG AATTGGAGTCGTTGGGCATGGGCATGTGGTCTCTGGGTCTGGGGGCTGTAGGCGCCGCCCTCGCTGGCATCTTCTTGGTCAACTCCAGTTTGACACTCCCCAAAGTAGGCCAAGCCTCGCTTGAACATCTTGCCGATGCCGACCTGCTCTCCACtgttgacg ATGGCAAGGTCATCAAAGCAAAGACTCTGTGGGAAAAGAACGGCGCCGTCATCATGGCCGTGCGGCGGCCCGGATGATTTTTGTGCAGAGAG GAGGCTTCTGAGCtgtcctctctgaagccccagcTGGAAGAGCTTGGGGTCCCTCTGGTGGCCGTGGTGAAGGAGCGTGTCGGCACAGAGATCCAGGACTTCCAACCGCACTTCGCTGGGGACATATACATCGACCAGAAG AAACATTTCTACGGTGCAAAAATGGGCGCTTTGGGGCTCCTGCGCTTTGGAGTGTTGCAGAACTTCATGCGGGCCTGGAGCGCCGGTTACCAGGGGAACATGTTGGGAGAAGGCTTCATTCTGGGGGGTGTCTTTGTCATCGGTGCGGGAGATCAG GGAGTCCTGCTGGAGCACCGCGAGAAGGAGTTCGGCAACAAAGtggacatggcggaggttctccAAGCAGCCAGGAAAATATTACCTCGCAAATAA
- the selenou1a gene encoding selenoprotein U 1a isoform X3: MSAWRHVVYPDIFVASFPYDAPLHISSPHARKPVIIFVSFFSELESLGMGMWSLGLGAVGAALAGIFLVNSSLTLPKVGQASLEHLADADLLSTVDDGKVIKAKTLWEKNGAVIMAVRRPGUFLCREEASELSSLKPQLEELGVPLVAVVKERVGTEIQDFQPHFAGDIYIDQKIEQLDNFQKHFYGAKMGALGLLRFGVLQNFMRAWSAGYQGNMLGEGFILGGVFVIGAGDQGVLLEHREKEFGNKVDMAEVLQAARKILPRK, translated from the exons ATGTCCGCGTGGAGGCACGTCGTTTATCCAGACATTTTTGTTGCTAGTTTTCCTTATGACGCCCCACTTCACATCAGCAGTCCGCATGCGCGAAAACCTGTCATAATCTTCGTCTCGTTCTTTTCAG AATTGGAGTCGTTGGGCATGGGCATGTGGTCTCTGGGTCTGGGGGCTGTAGGCGCCGCCCTCGCTGGCATCTTCTTGGTCAACTCCAGTTTGACACTCCCCAAAGTAGGCCAAGCCTCGCTTGAACATCTTGCCGATGCCGACCTGCTCTCCACtgttgacg ATGGCAAGGTCATCAAAGCAAAGACTCTGTGGGAAAAGAACGGCGCCGTCATCATGGCCGTGCGGCGGCCCGGATGATTTTTGTGCAGAGAG GAGGCTTCTGAGCtgtcctctctgaagccccagcTGGAAGAGCTTGGGGTCCCTCTGGTGGCCGTGGTGAAGGAGCGTGTCGGCACAGAGATCCAGGACTTCCAACCGCACTTCGCTGGGGACATATACATCGACCAGAAG ATAGAACAACTCGACAACTTTCAGAAACATTTCTACGGTGCAAAAATGGGCGCTTTGGGGCTCCTGCGCTTTGGAGTGTTGCAGAACTTCATGCGGGCCTGGAGCGCCGGTTACCAGGGGAACATGTTGGGAGAAGGCTTCATTCTGGGGGGTGTCTTTGTCATCGGTGCGGGAGATCAG GGAGTCCTGCTGGAGCACCGCGAGAAGGAGTTCGGCAACAAAGtggacatggcggaggttctccAAGCAGCCAGGAAAATATTACCTCGCAAATAA
- the selenou1a gene encoding selenoprotein U 1a isoform X1: MLAALRRILPTPHSCHVAFPLYISPFQTGPIAAFHRSSAKASPEPEKRASELESLGMGMWSLGLGAVGAALAGIFLVNSSLTLPKVGQASLEHLADADLLSTVDDGKVIKAKTLWEKNGAVIMAVRRPGUFLCREEASELSSLKPQLEELGVPLVAVVKERVGTEIQDFQPHFAGDIYIDQKIEQLDNFQKHFYGAKMGALGLLRFGVLQNFMRAWSAGYQGNMLGEGFILGGVFVIGAGDQGVLLEHREKEFGNKVDMAEVLQAARKILPRK, from the exons ATGCTCGCAGCTCTGAGGCGCATTCTTCCCACTCCCCACTCCTGCCACGTGGCGTTCCCTCTGTACATCAGTCCCTTTCAAACAGGCCCGATCGCTGCTTTTCACAGAAGTAGTGCCAAAGCCAGTCCTGAGCCAGAAAAACGCGCTTCAG AATTGGAGTCGTTGGGCATGGGCATGTGGTCTCTGGGTCTGGGGGCTGTAGGCGCCGCCCTCGCTGGCATCTTCTTGGTCAACTCCAGTTTGACACTCCCCAAAGTAGGCCAAGCCTCGCTTGAACATCTTGCCGATGCCGACCTGCTCTCCACtgttgacg ATGGCAAGGTCATCAAAGCAAAGACTCTGTGGGAAAAGAACGGCGCCGTCATCATGGCCGTGCGGCGGCCCGGATGATTTTTGTGCAGAGAG GAGGCTTCTGAGCtgtcctctctgaagccccagcTGGAAGAGCTTGGGGTCCCTCTGGTGGCCGTGGTGAAGGAGCGTGTCGGCACAGAGATCCAGGACTTCCAACCGCACTTCGCTGGGGACATATACATCGACCAGAAG ATAGAACAACTCGACAACTTTCAGAAACATTTCTACGGTGCAAAAATGGGCGCTTTGGGGCTCCTGCGCTTTGGAGTGTTGCAGAACTTCATGCGGGCCTGGAGCGCCGGTTACCAGGGGAACATGTTGGGAGAAGGCTTCATTCTGGGGGGTGTCTTTGTCATCGGTGCGGGAGATCAG GGAGTCCTGCTGGAGCACCGCGAGAAGGAGTTCGGCAACAAAGtggacatggcggaggttctccAAGCAGCCAGGAAAATATTACCTCGCAAATAA